Genomic segment of Trichoderma breve strain T069 chromosome 7 map unlocalized scaffold00007, whole genome shotgun sequence:
AAGACAACGTCCATAATTCAGCTTCTTAGAAAAGGTAATCGTCCATTATCTAGAAGAAAATTGTCTGTGGCTTGGTTGTGGGAGTGAATTGGTGTTGTAAATCGGACGCCACCAGACATAGATCTCCCCCATGTTATACCTGGACCAACCACCGTCCGAGTCTTATACTTACAATCCGCCACAtatgaagccatcgtcgAGTTTGATACCTTATACTTTGATATTGCTGGGCAACACGTCTTGTTGATTGTTTATTGTATCTTTATAGCTTTGGAAGCTGAATGCTAATCCTTCTTGTATTTGTTTGCCTATAAAGACATGCCCACCCCCCCAAGAATTGTGATTTGAATCATCCCTCACACACAATTTTGCAATATCCAACGTGAACAAAAGCCCACTTCATATCTACGTTGACCCCATTCAAACCTATGTTGATCCAATTCAAACCTATCTTGACCGAATTCAAACCTATCTTGACCAAATTCAAATCTACTTTGACCCAATCCTCACAATGGCAAACACTCGACTTGTACGGTATAGACCTCGGCGACGAGAGCCGGCACGGGCACCTGGAGAGATTTTCCAGATGGAGCACTCTTATCTCGATATGACGCCGAGGACAGGGTCATGTGCCATCGCAAACATCCCACCGGAGATTTTACTTACGATAATGGACCATCTCCCAATGCCTTTCCGCCTTTCTCTGGCACTTACCTGCAAGGGCTTTTACAATACTTTCCGTATTCTAACATCAAGCAAACCCGACGAAATGGAAACTTCATCAATGTTGTATATCTTGCAGAGAGATATACCCAACGTATATTTCTGTTTTCGGTGCCACAAGTTGTGTCCTTTAAACCAGGATCGGAACTGGGAGGGCCAAAATGACCATGGATGCGGCAAGTCGGGTTTGTTTGGCGACTGGGACTTGGTCCACAAACATATTCCCAAGCAGCAGATTCCATTACTCTGGCATCCCGTTCTCAAAGAGGCACACCTTGATTTCATGGAAGCATACTTGGTAATGGACAGCCACTTTTATGGCGAGTCTCATGGACTTCCCCTTTCGACACTCGAGCGACACTCAAAGTTCGAAAAGTTCATCATATTGAACAGGACTACTATCAATGATCGAGACGACTGGAATGATGACCTGAGAAAGAGTTTGAAGGTATCAAAAGCCTGCAAACAGACTGTCTTTGATGTCAGACCACAGGGATCCAAAGCAAAGGCTTTTCAAGCCCCCTGGAGGTTTTCCTTTGACTCCATCCCCAAGATTATCGACAATGAGCTCTACATCGCTAGAACTCATACAGTTGAAGGGCCAATGGTGGGCTGGGAGCACTTGGCGAGACTCTTGGAAAGCATTCACCTGCCCATTTGTCGCCACCTGAGGTGCATTACGGAAACGTACTCATATTGCCATATTATCATCAGTCGAAGCCACAACAATCGGAGTATCTGCCAAAAAGACTGGAATCATGATCACCATTTCCAGCAAAGCGGTTCATGTCAGTACTGCTACACCGATTATGATATCTCGCTTCAAAGAGACAACGACAAGAAAGAGTGGAGATTGAAGATCTGCACATACCACTACCTCGGAGCCTGTCGCTCCCCAGCCGACCTCCTTTGGGATTATCTTGTTCGAGATGTGTGTGGGCCACTGAATCCTTTATACTGGGAAATGAAGCATCGGCATCTGGATATGGATCTTGGGAAGGCGCGGCGAAGGTGGCATGAGGGCGATGAGGGAGACTCTTCCTAGGATGCTTTGACATACAATACAATGCTTATTATAGTCTGTCAATACTTTTGTTTACCGATATGCAATAGTGTATTATGTTTATTTgattttatatttaatatagAATATTATGAATAAAAGTTCTTGTTCATAAAGTCACGACTGATGATCCATGAGACTGCTGATTTGTCACAATGCAAATGGAAATGACAAGAAAAGATCACATATGTACAAGGAACGGACATTTAATGTAATCAGTTGGCAACTAACGTTAATGGATAACAAGAATTGGAATACTTTAATAGTATAGGTAGCTGTAAATATCTTCTTGAATATCCCCCCTGCTGGGCATCAGGCGTCCTATTGAGCAGGTAGTTTTCTAGGCTTTTTAACTGCACATTTTTACGGTAAAAGTTGCTTTAAACATTCCATAATACGGCTCTCACTATATCCAATATAATAAGGAAAAATTCgaaattaaaataaataaacgTCTGTCTCCCAGTCATTAAGATagcctccctcctcctcctcctccgacCAAGGAATGTAAACCCTAAAATGACCTAGTCGCACGAACGCACCAGGCCCGTCTTCCTCCGATATTCTCAATATTAGACCCTTGTAAGGGACTGTATTGTCTGGTGCGGTTCTCATCCCTTGTCCAAAGTCTCCATAACATATGAGGAGAGTCACTGCCGATGGTTCCGGAGATTTCATCTTACAATCCATATGGCAGTAGATTTTCTGTCCTTTCCAGATTGGACCGTCGATGGTCCGATAAAAATCATTATATGATGTCGAAATTTCTGGCTGAATGGGTTCTTGCGGTTCTAGTTTCATCGAAATCAAAGGAGCTCTCAACGCAAGCTTTCGCTTAGAACGGTCTCTAAAGTCTAtgatttcatcaagagaTGTAGGCTGTCCCGGATTGGCATATCGAATGAGATCTTTGATCCTCGAAGAAGATTTTCCTAAAAAGTAGTTGCGGTCGTAACCGAACTTGACAGCTGAAGCCCAAGACCAGCTAGGAAAATCCTTTCgaatgaagccatcttcttcatgtccGATCTTCGTACATTCCcaaagaagagctcttgAATAAAATCCCTTGAAGATTCCACCAAAGTATTCCACATTGTGTTGTAATGAGAGACGACGGGCAACTCCATGGATGGCAGCGAGACGGTCTGTTGGTTTTGTCAACTGCATGTCCGAGTATTGAACTATTATGCCAAGCCAGGCAATTCCTaaagcttcttctttagGCAAACTCAAGACCTCTCGTATGAAATTATCGGTTCTTGCACCAATATAATTCTCATTATGCTGCTGGCGCAGATTCCGAAGAGGCTGATTCTCTTGGAACAGGCCACTGTCACACTCCCACAACAGACCGATCCCACTCCAGTGTAATCTTCGAGTTGATAAAATTCTTTCTTGTAGAGCCCAAGCGCGTTCCATCAATGGCATATGTCTGATTTTGATATCATTTAGTCCTTTAGATGGTATGATGGAAAAAAAGTTTTCCTCATGCTGGATGCactcctcttttctccatgGGTATCGAGCAGAGTGCCTCTCTCGAAGAAATCCGTCTGAGCTATCTGATGTGCAAAGAGCTGAGATGCAGAATAGAGCATTAGAATAGTAGCTGCCCATTTGGGCTGCTTCAGTATTCCAGTCGCCAAGAAAGTTGTCGTTGTCTGGTTGGATGATGCATAGTGCATCAACCCAGAGATATCGGACCTCCGTGGCCCTTGTAACTGTAATAGCGTCGCGAATTGTTTTTGGCAAGTCGCATACCATAATTTGTTGCTTTCGTTGATGTAAGTTGTTGCGTGTTGTTTTCGCTGCTTCATTTCCCAGTCCCCAGCAATAGCTCAGAATGAGATAGGTGGGTTTTATTTCACTTGACAACTCCTTGGTATCGACAAGTCTGACCGTGCTGTTGTCATTAGATTGAACGTCTATCAATCGAGTTGGTGCAACATTGAATTTTTCTTTGAGGTTCTTTGTCCGTTGGCATTTCTCATGATTCTGGCTGCAGCTGTCTATCCATCTGAGACTTGTTTGCATGAGCGTCCTAACTTCATCGATATTTTCACTCGCCAGCCCTAAAAATTAGGTATGCAGTGAGTATTCGAACTATCATCACGCGGGCAAGATTTTCGTACGCGAAATCGGGGGTAATTCATGATGAGGCTTCCTTGTGTCAAGGAAGTGAATTTCAAACTCCGACCAAAAGGTATCAAGTGTAGCCGTGTGTTCTAATCGCATTGAAAATCCAAATTCCGAGGAGCCATACATGAATGCACGTAGATAAGACTCCTTTATAATGAGCATAACGTAATCTGCTAGTCCATCTCTGTCTACCCAGCTCATGTGCATCCAAATAATTTGACAACTGCGACAGCCCCCATCTGCTGAAGCTTGGAGGTCTGTTACAGATTTATAGTGGTCGATATGAGTGCTGCCATCTTTGGTTGGAGAGAAATAGCGACATTCGTTTAAGAGTGTGCGACACTTTTCACACAAGCGCTCTCCGATAATGTTTGAAGACTGCATTGTTAAAATGGGACCTGGGCGACCTAAGGAGTATAAAAAGTCGACTGATAAATGTACCAGGGAGGAAAAG
This window contains:
- a CDS encoding f-box domain-containing protein, giving the protein MANTRLVRYRPRRREPARAPGEIFQMEHSYLDMTPRTGSCAIANIPPEILLTIMDHLPMPFRLSLALTCKGFYNTFRILTSSKPDEMETSSMLYILQRDIPNVYFCFRCHKLCPLNQDRNWEGQNDHGCGKSGLFGDWDLVHKHIPKQQIPLLWHPVLKEAHLDFMEAYLVMDSHFYGESHGLPLSTLERHSKFEKFIILNRTTINDRDDWNDDLRKSLKVSKACKQTVFDVRPQGSKAKAFQAPWRFSFDSIPKIIDNELYIARTHTVEGPMVGWEHLARLLESIHLPICRHLRCITETYSYCHIIISRSHNNRSICQKDWNHDHHFQQSGSCQYCYTDYDISLQRDNDKKEWRLKICTYHYLGACRSPADLLWDYLVRDVCGPLNPLYWEMKHRHLDMDLGKARRRWHEGDEGDSS
- a CDS encoding heterokaryon incompatibility protein (HET) domain-containing protein, giving the protein MVCDLPKTIRDAITVTRATEVRYLWVDALCIIQPDNDNFLGDWNTEAAQMGSYYSNALFCISALCTSDSSDGFLRERHSARYPWRKEECIQHEENFFSIIPSKGLNDIKIRHMPLMERAWALQERILSTRRLHWSGIGLLWECDSGLFQENQPLRNLRQQHNENYIGARTDNFIREVLIQYSDMQLTKPTDRLAAIHGVARRLSLQHNVEYFGGIFKGFYSRALLWECTKIGHEEDGFIRKDFPSWSWASAVKFGYDRNYFLGKSSSRIKDLIRYANPGQPTSLDEIIDFRDRSKRKLALRAPLISMKLEPQEPIQPEISTSYNDFYRTIDGPIWKGQKIYCHMDCKMKSPEPSAVTLLICYGDFGQGMRTAPDNTVPYKGLILRISEEDGPGAFVRLGHFRVYIPWSEEEEEGGYLNDWETDVYLF